Proteins from a single region of Bdellovibrio svalbardensis:
- a CDS encoding type II toxin-antitoxin system RatA family toxin translates to MAKASTTEVFNCTPEQFYKIIADYEKYPEFLSEVKQCKVLKTEGHRKLVEYSVAVIKSFKYSLWMTETPSSGITWEFASGDMFKTSIGSWKLEPEAGKTRATYSVEATFSMFVPGPIANALVSVNLPNMMSAYHKRVKQVYGV, encoded by the coding sequence ATGGCAAAAGCATCTACCACCGAAGTATTCAATTGCACCCCTGAACAATTCTATAAAATCATTGCGGATTACGAAAAGTATCCAGAATTTCTTTCTGAAGTTAAGCAATGCAAAGTTTTAAAAACCGAAGGTCATCGTAAACTTGTTGAATACAGTGTGGCTGTCATTAAGTCGTTCAAATACAGTTTGTGGATGACAGAGACTCCGTCGTCAGGAATCACTTGGGAGTTTGCCTCTGGGGACATGTTTAAGACCTCCATCGGCTCTTGGAAGCTTGAACCAGAGGCTGGCAAAACACGTGCGACTTATTCTGTTGAAGCTACCTTCAGTATGTTTGTTCCCGGTCCCATCGCAAATGCTTTGGTGAGTGTGAATCTTCCCAATATGATGAGTGCCTACCACAAAAGAGTGAAGCAGGTTTATGGCGTCTGA